The following nucleotide sequence is from Flavobacterium sp. N1736.
AAATATTCTTTTGTTCATCGCTCCAGTCTGTTCCTTTTTCTAATTCTTCGGTACGTGTACTGCCGTATATTTTGCACAGAACAGGCAAATCGCTTTCGTGTATATCACGAAGCGTAATATTTTGTATATCTAAATTCAAAGCAATTATTTATTAACTTCTTGGAGGAAAAATTCCCTGAAGAGCAATACAAAAAGACATAGTCAAATAAGGCATCATATTGTTATGAGGCTGACCACCTCCTGTAGGAGCGAGCGAATTAACATCCATAAGTGCTTCCGCTCCCGGAAGATCTGTAGAATAAATTTTTACAGGATTGCCTCGGCCTAAACTATTGTTTGTTGGAGTAGTAGATTGCGAATTTAAGCTCGCAGCCATTAGTGTATGAGTATGAGAAGGTATTTCTGATTCCAGTAAAGTTACAGTATCAGAACCGCCTGTTTCACCTAAATCATGCAATGACAATCCTGGTCCCTGACCTGGATGCATTGGTGTTCTTCCCTGCAAATCAGGTAAAGCAAAAGTTGATTTTCCATTGCCACCATAATTTGTACCTAATAAGGAAAAAAGAGCGGTGTTTTGAGATAAAGGTAAAATTTGTCCATCACAAAATGCCCAGCCCTTAGGAGCAAAGTTGAATGAAAATATGCGTATTTCGGCCACAAATGGATCCATAATATTTTATTTAATTTCTTATTAAAATTTTTAAGAACACTGTATTTAATTTTATGTTGGTGATGGAAATATCCCAAATAAGGATATTATAAAATTTATACATAAATAAGGTTGAAAATTGGTATGAGGCTGACTGCCGCCATCTGGTACAATTGCAGTATTATTTAATGCTACAGTTGGAGCACTTAGAGAATATATTTTACTTCCTGTTGCAGTGGTACTTAGAACAGCATCGGCAGGATTACCGGTATTGGCAATATCTGTTGTTGCTGTTAAAGGATGCGAATGACTGGGAATCTGGTTAACTGTTAAATTCACTTCTTCAACACCGCCGTTTTCAGCCAATATAAAGCCATTGCCATTATGTAAAGGAACACGACCGCGCATATCAGGCAGCCCAAAAGTGCTTTCTGCATCACCGCCATAAGTAGTTCCAATTAAGTTGAATAATGTTTCATTCTCTGAAATCGGCAGTAATTGTCCTTCGCAAAATGCCCATCCTGCAGGAGCAAAATTTCCGGCAAACATTCTGATTTCACCAACGTACGGTTGTGCCATAATTGTAGTTTTTTATAAATTATTAAGTAGGTGAAGGAAAATATCCTATTAGAGCAATACAAAAATTCAATGTTAAAAAAGGCTGCATATTTAAATGTGCCTGACTACCGCCAATGTTTGTAATTGATCCGGAATTCATTGCCGTAAAGTTTTTACCAGTGTTATTATACACTTGGTTAGGAGCTGTATTTGCTAATACAGTTGAATTTGAAGGAATGTTTGTAGTTACAGCCTGATTAATAACTTTTAATCCATGAGTATGAGTTGGTAATTCAGCTATACTTATTGTATGGGCCTGTTCACCACCTTTTTCACCAAGATTATGACCATTTCCACCATGTATGGGAATTCTTCCGCGTAAATCCGGCAAACCAAAAGTAGTTTGTCCATTACCGCCAAAAGTAGTTCCCAATAATGAAAATAAAGCCTGGTTTTGGTTTATAGGTAAAAATTGTCCATTGCACATTGCCCAGCCTTTTGGTGCAAAGTTGAAAGACATAATTCGGGTTTCAGCTAAAAATGGTTCTGCCATAATGAAACTATTTTATATGTTTGTTTTTTGAAGTTGGTTAGTTAAACTAAAACAGAATTAACAACTAAACTATGTTTAGAAATTATTTCCTTTTGATATACAACAGTATTTCCTTCTTTTATAATAATTTTTGTTGCCGTATTTTCAGGAGACAGTATTGTTTTTAGGTAAACGCTGCCTTTTTGAGTCATAAAACCATACGGTTCCAATTGTGTAGAAGCTGCAGGAAACAAATAGTGTGATAAATTTACATTGCTGTTATGCATTTGTAATTCTTCCATCGCTACAGTTATTGCTTCTAAATCAAATCCTGATAATGATTTTAATGATTTCCATTCTCCATTAGCATTTTTTCCAAAACACAACAAAACGTCATCTAACTTTCCGGCGCCATCAACATGAAGATGTATTGGAAACATTTTTAGACGATTCTCATCAGAACTATAACAGAAATTGTCGGAAGACTGATAACCTGTTTTTTGCCAATTTACAATTGCTTTATTATAACAGTCCGAAAGAGCTTTATCTAAAAGAAAAGCATTCGAAATACTTGATTTAGAAAATTTCGATAGAATATTTTTTTCTTCCTTATCCGAATCTGAAAAACCGGTAAAAGCATTTTGACCCAAAAGAGATCCACAAAAGAGCGTTGTGGCACCTACAAATCCAACATTTTTAATAAAATTTCTGCGAGTTAAATCTGTCATATTCAAAGCTTTTTAATAAAAATTTAATTGAATGTACTGAAAACAAGCTCAGAAACTAGAAAAATTATAAATTTTTGTTAAAACGTACAATAATATTTACTTTTTAGAGTTGTTCCGGTTTTTTTCTAAGAAAAGGTAGACATCAAAAGTGTATTCAAAGTAAAATTTGGACATAAAAAAAATCCCAAACAACAATCTTACAATTGTTGTTTGGGATTTTTAATAAGTTGAAGGATATTATTTAATTTCTTCCTCTTCTTTTTTTACAGCAGGACCAGGTTGATCGTCTTTAGCAGCGTTTTTAAATTCCTTAATTCCGCTTCCTAAACCTTTCATTAATTCTGGAATTTTTTTACCTCCAAAAAGTAATATCACAATACCTACTATAACAAGGATTTCTGTAAGACCTAATCTTCCCATGGTTGTATATTTAATGCCGAAGCAAATTAATTCTTAATTTTGATGCAAAGTTATATAGAATATACGAAGAACAAGTGCTTTTGGATTAAAAATTTATTTTTTAAGAGCGTTAAATATTTTATAAAATCATTAAATTAATACGCCATTCCATTTTTGTCCGTTATTAACAAAGACGATTAATTATTATATTTGCGAGTATATCCAACAACAATGGCAAGGAAAAAACGGAATTTAAGAAAAAAATTATACACCAAAAACAGATTGGTAATTTTAAATGAAGATACCTTTGAGGAGATATTTTCATTTAAATTAACCCTAATGAACGTCTTTGTTGTTTTTTCATTGGGCGGAATATTCTTAATATTAGTAACCACTTTTATTATTGCCTTTACACCATTGCGGGAATTTATTCCGGGATATTCTTCCACACAATTAAAAAAGAATGCCACACAATTGGCCATAAAATCAGATTCATTAGCTGTAGCTTTAAAGAAAAATGAAGCGTATATAAATGGAATTCAAAAAGTATTAAGAGGCGAATTAGAATACGCAAAATTTAATAAAGACTCCATTTTATCCGAAACCGAAGAAACCCCACATCTTGATATGAGAGCTTCTGAAGAAGAAATTAAATTGCGGGAAGAAGTAGATACCATAGAGCATCCAACTAAGAAAACGGGAAGTAAAAATAAAAAAGCCAAAAAATAACCACCATAAAATGTCAATTAAATCAATAGCAGCAAAATTATTTGCCGGTAAAATATATCATCAAACACTGGCTTGGTCCAATAAACCTGTTGAAACTCAATTGGCAGTATTTGAGAGTTTAATCAAAAATGCAAAAAACACAGCATTTGGCGTTGATCATCATTTTGACAAAATAAAAACATACGAAGATTTCACAAAAAATGTTCCCGTTCGAGATTACGAAGACTTAAAAACCTACATCGACAAAGTTAGAACAGGAGAAAAAGATATTCTCTGGAAAGGGAAACCGCTTTATTTTGCCAAAACATCAGGAACAACATCCGGAGCAAAATATATTCCGTTAACCAAAGAATCAATGCCAACGCACATAAATGCTGCCCGAAATGCGATTCTGCATTATATTAATGAAACCGGAAATGCTGATTTTGTTGATGGAAAAATGATTTTTTTGCAGGGAAGTCCAATTTTGACTGAAAAATACGGAATTAGATTTGGAAGACTTTCCGGAATTGTGGCACATTTTGTTCCTAAATATTTGCAGAAAAACCGAATGCCTTCTTGGGAAACCAATTGTATTGAAGACTGGGATACAAAAGTAAATGCAATTGTTGACGAAACGATAAAAGAAGACATGTCCGTTATTTCAGGAATTCCAGCCTGGGTACAAATGTATTTTGAGCGTTTACAGGAAAAAAGCGGCGGAAAAAAGATAAGCGAGATTTTCAGAAATTTTAATTTGTTTATTTACGGCGGCGTTAATTATGAACCGTATCGCGCCAAGTTTGAACAAATGATAGGCAAAAAAGTCGACAGTATTGAGTTATTTCCCGCTTCTGAAGGATTTTTTGCGTATCAGTCCCGAAATTTCGGGATCAAAAATGAAGAAGGAATGTTGCTGCTTTTGAACTCAGGGATTTTCTACGAATTC
It contains:
- a CDS encoding phage tail protein codes for the protein MDPFVAEIRIFSFNFAPKGWAFCDGQILPLSQNTALFSLLGTNYGGNGKSTFALPDLQGRTPMHPGQGPGLSLHDLGETGGSDTVTLLESEIPSHTHTLMAASLNSQSTTPTNNSLGRGNPVKIYSTDLPGAEALMDVNSLAPTGGGQPHNNMMPYLTMSFCIALQGIFPPRS
- a CDS encoding phage tail protein; amino-acid sequence: MAQPYVGEIRMFAGNFAPAGWAFCEGQLLPISENETLFNLIGTTYGGDAESTFGLPDMRGRVPLHNGNGFILAENGGVEEVNLTVNQIPSHSHPLTATTDIANTGNPADAVLSTTATGSKIYSLSAPTVALNNTAIVPDGGSQPHTNFQPYLCINFIISLFGIFPSPT
- a CDS encoding phage tail protein; translated protein: MAEPFLAETRIMSFNFAPKGWAMCNGQFLPINQNQALFSLLGTTFGGNGQTTFGLPDLRGRIPIHGGNGHNLGEKGGEQAHTISIAELPTHTHGLKVINQAVTTNIPSNSTVLANTAPNQVYNNTGKNFTAMNSGSITNIGGSQAHLNMQPFLTLNFCIALIGYFPSPT
- a CDS encoding twin-arginine translocase TatA/TatE family subunit is translated as MGRLGLTEILVIVGIVILLFGGKKIPELMKGLGSGIKEFKNAAKDDQPGPAVKKEEEEIK
- a CDS encoding peptidase, which produces MARKKRNLRKKLYTKNRLVILNEDTFEEIFSFKLTLMNVFVVFSLGGIFLILVTTFIIAFTPLREFIPGYSSTQLKKNATQLAIKSDSLAVALKKNEAYINGIQKVLRGELEYAKFNKDSILSETEETPHLDMRASEEEIKLREEVDTIEHPTKKTGSKNKKAKK
- a CDS encoding GH3 auxin-responsive promoter family protein → MSIKSIAAKLFAGKIYHQTLAWSNKPVETQLAVFESLIKNAKNTAFGVDHHFDKIKTYEDFTKNVPVRDYEDLKTYIDKVRTGEKDILWKGKPLYFAKTSGTTSGAKYIPLTKESMPTHINAARNAILHYINETGNADFVDGKMIFLQGSPILTEKYGIRFGRLSGIVAHFVPKYLQKNRMPSWETNCIEDWDTKVNAIVDETIKEDMSVISGIPAWVQMYFERLQEKSGGKKISEIFRNFNLFIYGGVNYEPYRAKFEQMIGKKVDSIELFPASEGFFAYQSRNFGIKNEEGMLLLLNSGIFYEFIKTDEFFTENPKRYTIGEVEMGVNYALIISTNAGLWGYNIGDTVQFTSLFPHRIIVSGRIKHFISAFGEHVIANEVEKAMKEATEATKTVISEFTVAPQINPSSGLPYHEWFVEFENEPENMESFQEAIDDSMRKQNIYYDDLITGNVLRKVVVTKVSKNGFQDYMKSQGKLGGQNKIPRLSNNRDIADNLK